AAACGCCAGTTTCATTGGTGAGCTAGTTATGGCAGAATTGCGCGAACTAGATCAAGTCGCTTTTGTACGATTTGCATCTGTATATCGCAGTTTTCAAGATATTAATGAATTTAAAGATGTCGTGAACCGACTTAACTCCACTACCGAAGAAAATAACTAATGCATGACTCTATTGATTTAAAAGGCCGTCGCAACGCGAGAAAGCATGCTATTCAAGCGATTTACCAATGGCAACTCACACAGTTTAGCATTCGCGAAATTGAGCAACAATTTCAGGATGATTATCTTGGAAAACGTGTTGATACAGCATATTTCCAAACTTTACTACATGAAGTGCCGACAAATATCACTCAAATCGATGCAGCCATCACAACACATGTTTCTCGACCCATGCAAGATATCGATCCGATCGAACTTGCGGTATTGCGCCTCGCGACATTCGAGTTGCTCTTTCGCATTGAAATCCCCTACCAAGTAGTGATCAATGAAGCTTTAGAGCTAGCCAAGACCTTCGGCTCACAAGACAGCCATCGCTTCGTCAATGGTGTGCTTGATAAAGTCGCGCGCATTGCACGCCCTATTGAATTTTCTTCCGCCTTCAAAAACTAATCTGAGAATTCTTCATGTTATTTAAACAAGCGCAACTCTTTTCTTTTAACAAAACCTTACCGACACAATTGAGCTCGCTACTTCCTAAGCTTGAGCCGCTAATATTTAAAAATTGCCCGCCGAGCTTTTCATCCAGCCACGGCTGGGTTGCGCCGACAAAAGAAAGCGATGCCCCTCTTGTATATAGCATGGGGCATTACTTGCTATTTAGCCTGCAGTTTGAAGAAAAAGTATTGCCAGCAGGCGTCATTAAAAAAGAACTCGAAACTAAAATTAACGAACTTCAACAGAAAGAAGACAGAAAGATTTATTCCAAAGAAAAAAAGAACTTGCGCGATGAAGTCACCATGACATTGTTACCGCGTGCTTTTACGCAAATATCGCAAATCTATGCGCTCATCGACACTAAACGCCAATGGCTCATTACTAACACGTTACAAGCGGATAAAGTTAAAGCACTCACCTCATCGTTTAAAAAATGTTTTGATATTGATGTCACCCCATTAAAATTAAAGAAAATTTCATATTTGTTAACACAATGGGTCAAGCAAAACGAAGCGCCCGAAGGCATTGAGATCTTAGATCAATGTTTTTTACAAGATCCAAACTCCATGAAACGCACGATTCGCAGTCAATCACAAAGCTTATCGTCACCCCCATTACAAGCGTTAATCGAGTCTGGGCTGGAAGTAAAACAATTGATGTTAAGTTGGCAAGAAGCGATCAAATTCACTCTGACTGATTTTATGCATCTTAAAAATCTTCGTTACACCGATGAAGCGCTGGCTGACGTTGAAGATGATGCAACAGAATCCGCATTAGATCGCTTTAATACGGATTTTGTGATGATGGCGAAAACATTGGATGCGTTGTTTTTAATACTTACCGAAAATTTTGCAGGCGAATAACAAGCAAAGGGCGAGTCGCCGCTCGCCCCCACAATTAAATCAAAACTTCTGCATACACGGGAAACTTCGTACAAAGCGTTAACACTTGCTCACGTACACGCATAATCACCGCCTCATCTTGCCAGTGAGTTAGCACATCCGCCACCCAATGCGCAACTTGCACCGCTTCTTTTTCACCAAACCCCCTCGTAGTAATTGCAGGAGAACCCAGTCGTAATCCACTGGTCACAAACGGCGATCGCGGATCATTCGGCACCATGTTTTTATTCACAGTAATATTAGCACGACCTAACACAGCCTCTGCTTCTTTACCTGAAATATCTCGGCCAATCAGATCCACCAGCATTAAATGATTTTTTGTACCGCCAGAAACAATTTTAAATCCGCGCGCGATTAATGTTTCTGCCATAATTTTCGCATTTTTAACAACATTTTGCTGATACACTTTAAACTCTGGTGATAATGCCTCTTTAAACGCCACTGCTTTTGCAGCTATAATATGCATCAATGGGCCACCCTGACAGCCAGGAAAAATAGCGGAATTTAATTTTTTAGCGAGCTCGTCGTTTTTACGCGCTAAAATAATTCCACCGCGAGGGCCACGTAATGTTTTATGTGTCGTAGACGTCACCACATCAGCATGAGGAAGCGGATTAGGATATACACCCGCAGCAATCAAGCCAGAAACATGCGCCATATCCACCATCAAATACGCACCCACGCTATCAGCGATTTCTCGCATACGCGCCCAATCTACAATCCCCGAATAAGCTGAAAATCCGCCAATAATCATTTTTGGCTTATGCGCCAAAGCTTTTTGCTGCATATCGTCATAATCAATTTCACCCTGCGCGTTCACGCCATAACTGACGCAATGATAAAGCTTGCCTGAGAAATTCACCGCAGAACCATGAGTTAAGTGCCCGCCATGGGCAAGATCCATCCCCAAAAACGTATCGCCTGGCTGCATCAGCGCCATAAAAACGGCATAATTCGCCTGAGAGCCTGAATGCGGTTGGACATTGACATAATCCGCGCCAAATAATTCTTTCAAGCGCTCGCACGCCAATACTTCCACTTTATCAACATATTCACACCCACCGTAATAGCGCTTGCCCGCATATCCTTCGGCATATTTATTGGTTAACACAGAACCTTGCGCTTCTAAAACACGGGGGCTAGCATAGTTTTCTGAGGCAATCAGCTCAATATGCTCTTCTTGACGGCGACTTTCCTGGCTCATCGCTTCCCATAATGCTTTGTCAAAAGACTGAATATCCATGGACTTCTCAAACATAGCTGATCTCCGCCGCGCTTAATAAAAAAAGAATTGTACCGACTATTGCTTGCTCCGTCACGCCTCAAACGCTGGATTTGCAGTCAACATCGCCCTCAAGTAGAATATACTTTTGAGTTGCTTCACATAGCCACTTGGCGGCATGGAATGCGCGTTTTAAAAATAATAATGAAAGGATTTCTTATGAAAACATTGAATATCATCGGCGCAGGCTTCGGTGTTGGTGGCTTTAACCATACCAGCCATGATGCTCCGAACGCGTTTCAGCACTCTGATGCGTTAAAACAGCTCCAACAAGAAAAGATTATTTGTGCCTGGTTACAAACCATCGATGACCGCTCCTTCTTTAGTGGCCCATCCAAAGCACTAGAACATGAAGAAAGGCTGAATATCGTCCATCAGGTTAATGTCTTGCTTGCACAACTCGTTTTTCAACAAGTGCAAAAACAACAACGGTTTTGCGTAATCGGCGGAGATCATTCATCAGCAATTGGAACGTGGAGTGGTGTTGCAAGCGCATTAGACGGGGATCTTGGGTTAATTTGGATTGATGCCCATATGGATGCGCATACTTTTGAGACCACTCATACGCAAAATGTTCATGGCATGCCAGTCGCAGCGTTATTAGGCAAAGGTCATGAGAAACTGACGCAGATTCTAACGCGCCAGCCTAAAATCAAACCTGAAAATCTATGCTTAATCGGCATCCGTAGTTTTGAACGCGAAGAAGCTGATTTTCTAAAAAATATAGGCGTTACTGTTTATAGTAGCAAAGAAGTCGAACAACAAGGCTTAGAAACATTACTACAACGCGCCTACCAACAAGTGACACGCAACACAGCTGGCTTTGGCTTTAGCATTGATTTGGACGGTTTTGACCCTGAATACGCGCCAGGCACAGGCACACCTGTGGCTGAAGGCATTGACGCCAATGATTTTTGTCGCATTGTGACACAATGGGCAGATGATCCTAAATTGCTTGGCTTTGAAATTGCAGAGTTTAATCCACACTTAGATCTTGATAAAATTACAGAAAAAACTATGGCGAATATTATTCGCGCATTTCAACAATAGGAAAAAAATATGCCCTTATCTAGCGCATCGCATCAGTTGATGCAACTCGAAAAAACTTTTGGCGCAAATACATACTCACCATTACCACTGGTACTAACACGCGCCAAAGGAATCCATGCCTGGGACGATCAAGGCAAGCAATATATTGACATGATGAGCGCTTACTCTGCAGTCAGTCATGGTCACTGCCACCCACGCTTAGTGGAAGTCATGCGCAAACAAGCCGAAACACTCGTGATTACTTCTCGCTCGTATTACAACGACAAATTGGGCATATTTCTAAAAACACTGACTGAATTTTCAGGCTATGATCAGGCCATTCCGATGAATACAGGAGCCGAAGCAGTAGAAACCGCCATGAAAGCCGCTCGTAAGTGGGGATATAAAGTTAAAGGAATTCCTGAAAACAAAGCGGAAATTATTGCGTGTAGCGGTAATTTTCACGGGCGCACCATTGCCATTGTTGGCATGTCATCGGATGCGCAATACCGTGATGGCTTTGGCCCATTTCCTGCCGGTTATACACTTGTCGAATATGGCAATCCAGAAGCACTTGAGCAAGCCATTACCTCGAACACTGCAGCATTTATAATCGAACCTATTCAAGGCGAAGCGGGCATTCACATGCCCCCCAAAGGTTACTTGAAAGCGTGCAAAGCTAT
The genomic region above belongs to Gammaproteobacteria bacterium and contains:
- the rdgC gene encoding recombination-associated protein RdgC → MLFKQAQLFSFNKTLPTQLSSLLPKLEPLIFKNCPPSFSSSHGWVAPTKESDAPLVYSMGHYLLFSLQFEEKVLPAGVIKKELETKINELQQKEDRKIYSKEKKNLRDEVTMTLLPRAFTQISQIYALIDTKRQWLITNTLQADKVKALTSSFKKCFDIDVTPLKLKKISYLLTQWVKQNEAPEGIEILDQCFLQDPNSMKRTIRSQSQSLSSPPLQALIESGLEVKQLMLSWQEAIKFTLTDFMHLKNLRYTDEALADVEDDATESALDRFNTDFVMMAKTLDALFLILTENFAGE
- the nusB gene encoding transcription antitermination factor NusB produces the protein MHDSIDLKGRRNARKHAIQAIYQWQLTQFSIREIEQQFQDDYLGKRVDTAYFQTLLHEVPTNITQIDAAITTHVSRPMQDIDPIELAVLRLATFELLFRIEIPYQVVINEALELAKTFGSQDSHRFVNGVLDKVARIARPIEFSSAFKN
- a CDS encoding serine hydroxymethyltransferase — encoded protein: MFEKSMDIQSFDKALWEAMSQESRRQEEHIELIASENYASPRVLEAQGSVLTNKYAEGYAGKRYYGGCEYVDKVEVLACERLKELFGADYVNVQPHSGSQANYAVFMALMQPGDTFLGMDLAHGGHLTHGSAVNFSGKLYHCVSYGVNAQGEIDYDDMQQKALAHKPKMIIGGFSAYSGIVDWARMREIADSVGAYLMVDMAHVSGLIAAGVYPNPLPHADVVTSTTHKTLRGPRGGIILARKNDELAKKLNSAIFPGCQGGPLMHIIAAKAVAFKEALSPEFKVYQQNVVKNAKIMAETLIARGFKIVSGGTKNHLMLVDLIGRDISGKEAEAVLGRANITVNKNMVPNDPRSPFVTSGLRLGSPAITTRGFGEKEAVQVAHWVADVLTHWQDEAVIMRVREQVLTLCTKFPVYAEVLI
- a CDS encoding arginase; the encoded protein is MKTLNIIGAGFGVGGFNHTSHDAPNAFQHSDALKQLQQEKIICAWLQTIDDRSFFSGPSKALEHEERLNIVHQVNVLLAQLVFQQVQKQQRFCVIGGDHSSAIGTWSGVASALDGDLGLIWIDAHMDAHTFETTHTQNVHGMPVAALLGKGHEKLTQILTRQPKIKPENLCLIGIRSFEREEADFLKNIGVTVYSSKEVEQQGLETLLQRAYQQVTRNTAGFGFSIDLDGFDPEYAPGTGTPVAEGIDANDFCRIVTQWADDPKLLGFEIAEFNPHLDLDKITEKTMANIIRAFQQ
- the rocD gene encoding ornithine--oxo-acid transaminase, which encodes MPLSSASHQLMQLEKTFGANTYSPLPLVLTRAKGIHAWDDQGKQYIDMMSAYSAVSHGHCHPRLVEVMRKQAETLVITSRSYYNDKLGIFLKTLTEFSGYDQAIPMNTGAEAVETAMKAARKWGYKVKGIPENKAEIIACSGNFHGRTIAIVGMSSDAQYRDGFGPFPAGYTLVEYGNPEALEQAITSNTAAFIIEPIQGEAGIHMPPKGYLKACKAICEKHNVLFIADEIQCGLGRTGKRFACDHENVRPDGIILGKALGGGMLPVSAFLADHAVMDVFHPGDHGSTFGGNALASAVATEALHILQEEKLADNSAELGEYFMQQLHQLKHPAIAEIRGKGLFIGVEIKPEFSAREFCLQLMEKGLLSKETHATVIRFAPPLVITKAQIDEALEIIRQVF